A genomic region of Raphanus sativus cultivar WK10039 chromosome 6, ASM80110v3, whole genome shotgun sequence contains the following coding sequences:
- the LOC108811906 gene encoding ABC transporter C family member 6 isoform X2, with protein MEACENSDGFMNKRSTKMYDKLVVMCCVSLSVFYSVLSLLSCVRWHSDVWTLFDLLLAALTWGTISMYLRGLHDQKLPYLLRVWWVFYFLLSCYRLVVDFKKQELVSVHSVVSELVGICAGLFLCCSCLWKKGEGERTNLLEEPLLSSAESSESEASDEVTTPFSKAGFLSLVSFSWMSPLVTLGNEKIIDSNDVPQVDSSDRAENLFRVFRSKLEWDDGERRITTFKLVKALFLSVWRDILLSFLFAFVYTMSCYVAPYLMDNFVQYLNGQRQYSKYQGYVLVTIFFVAKLVECQTRRHWYFRAGKAGVGMKAVLVSMIYEKGLTLPCHSKQGHTSGEIINLMAVDADRLDAFTWFMHDPWILVLQVSLALWILYKSLGLGSIVTFPAFILVMLANYPFAKLEDKFQSNLMKSKDNRMKKTSEVLLNMRILKLQGWEMKFLSKILDLRHVEAGWLKRFVYNSAAMSSVLWTSPFFISATAFGACILLKIPLESGKILAALATFGILQNPVYKLPETISMFVQVKVSLGRIASFLCLDDLQKDVVERVTTSGSSEMALKVSNGSFSWDDSSPIPTLRDVSFEVSHGMNVAVCGTVGSGKSSLLSSILGEVPKISGTVKVFGSKAYVAQSPWIQSGKVEDNILFGKPMEREWYQRVLEACSLNKDLELLPFHDQTVIGERGINLSGGQKQRIQIARALYQNADIYLFDDPFSAVDAHTGSHLFKEVILGILKDKTVVYVTHQVEFLPEADLILVMKEGKITQAGKYNEILDSGTDLMELVGAHTDALATVDTYEQGCATSESTRNKEKEAPKLEKDSGKPRGQLVQQEEREKGKVGFTVYKKYMALAYGGAVIPVILLVEILFQVLNIGSNYWITWVTPVSKDVEPPVSGFTLILVYVVLTIASSLCILVRTLLVSMTGFKIATELFTQMHLRVFRASMSFFDVTPMGRILNRASTDQSVVDLRLPGLFAYVAVAFINILGIMGVMIQVAWQVLVIFIPVVAASAWYRQYYISAARELARLAGISRSPLVHHFSETLSGVTTIRSFDQEPRFLGDIMKLSDRLSRLSFHSGGATEWLCFRLELLSTIAFALSLVIVVAAPEGTVNPSFAGLAITYALNLNSLQSNLVWALCELESKMISVERMLQYIDIPSEPSLVIESTRPEKSWPSRGEITINNLQVRYGPHLPMVLHGLTCTFPGGLKTGIVGRTGSGKSTLIQTLFRIVEPTAGEIRIDGIDILTIGLHDLRSRLSIIPQDPTMFEGTVRSNLDPLEEYTDDQIWEALDKCQLGDEVRKKELKLDSPVSENGQNWSVGQRQLVCLGRVLLKRSKVLVLDEATASVDTATDNLIQETLRQHFTDCTVITIAHRISSVIDSDMVLLLDQGLIKEHDSPARLLEDKSSSFSKLVAEYTTSSRNPNSAEAVT; from the exons ATGGAAGCTTGTGAAAACAGTGATGGCTTCATGAACAAAAGGTCTACAAAGATGTATGACAAGCTGGTTGTGATGTGCTGTGTGTCGTTGTCTGTGTTTTATTCTGTGCTCTCGCTGCTGAGTTGCGTTCGCtggcattctgatgtgtggactctCTTTGATCTTCTGTTGGCTGCGCTTACTTGGGGTACCATCTCTATGTACCTTCGTGGTCTACACGACCAAAAGTTACCATATTTGCTTAGAGTCTGGTGGGTTTTCTATTTCTTGCTTTCTTGCTACCGTCTTGTGGTAGACTTCAAGAAGCAAGAACTGGTGTCAGTTCATAGTGTGGTGTCTGAGTTAGTGGGAATTTGCGCTggcttgtttctttgttgttcGTGCTTGTGGAAGAAAGGAGAAGGTGAGAGGACCAACCTTCTCGAAGAACCATTATTGAGTAGCGCTGAATCTAGTGAGAGTGAAGCCTCTGATGAGGTAACCACACCTTTTTCAAAAGCTGGGTTTCTAAGCCTCGTGAGTTTCTCTTGGATGAGCCCCTTGGTTACCTTAGGAAATGAGAAAATCATAGACAGCAACGATGTTCCTCAAGTAGACAGCAGTGACAGAGCTGAGAACCTGTTTCGAGTATTTAGGAGTAAGCTTGAATGGGACGACGGTGAAAGAAGGATCACCACGTTTAAGCTTGTCAAGGCGCTCTTCCTCTCAGTGTGGCGAGACATTCTCTTGTCATTCCTGTTTGCTTTTGTCTACACGATGTCTTGCTACGTTGCACCGTATCTCATGGATAACTTTGTTCAGTACTTGAACGGTCAAAGGCAATATAGTAAGTACCAAGGGTATGTATTAGTGACGATTTTCTTCGTTGCAAAGCTTGTGGAATGCCAAACTCGGAGGCATTGGTACTTCAGGGCGGGCAAAGCTGGAGTTGGGATGAAAGCGGTTCTGGTCTCAATGATCTACGAGAAGGGCTTGACACTTCCATGTCACTCAAAGCAAGGACACACCAGCGGCGAGATTATAAACCTCATGGCGGTAGATGCTGACAGGTTAGACGCTTTCACTTGGTTTATGCATGACCCATGGATACTTGTGTTACAAGTTAGTTTGGCCTTATGGATCTTGTACAAGAGCCTCGGACTAGGATCGATTGTGACTTTTCCGGCCTTTATTTTGGTTATGCTGGCGAATTATCCCTTTGCAAAGCTGGAAGATAAGTTTCAGAGCAATCTGATGAAGTCCAAAGACAACAGGATGAAGAAAACATCGGAGGTGTTACTGAACATGAGGATCCTCAAGCTTCAAGGGTGGGAGATGAAGTTCCTTTCCAAGATTCTTGACCTTAGACATGTCGAAGCAGGCTGGCTCAAGAGATTCGTGTACAACTCAGCCGCTATGAGCTCTGTTCTGTGGACTTCGCCTTTTTTCATATCCGCAACAGCTTTTGGTGCTTGTATATTGCTCAAGATTCCTCTTGAATCAGGGAAGATACTGGCGGCTCTCGCTACTTTTGGGATTCTGCAAAACCCAGTCTACAAACTCCCTGAGACGATCTCCATGTTTGTTCAGGTTAAGGTGTCTCTCGGCAGGATTGCATCTTTTCTCTGTCTGGATGATTTGCAGAAAGATGTCGTGGAGAGAGTTACTACTAGTGGAAGTTCAGAGATGGCCCTTAAAGTCAGCAACGGTTCTTTCTCTTGGGACGACTCTTCCCCAATCCCAACACTGAGAGACGTGAGTTTCGAAGTGTCTCATGGGATGAATGTAGCTGTTTGTGGTACCGTTGGCTCGGGTAAATCAAGCTTACTCTCATCCATACTCGGTGAGGTCCCCAAGATATCTGGAACTGTTAAGGTCTTTGGAAGCAAGGCGTACGTTGCACAGTCTCCCTGGATCCAAAGCGGCAAAGTGGAGGATAATATTCTGTTTGGTAAGCCAATGGAAAGAGAGTGGTACCAGAGGGTGCTTGAAGCATGTTCTTTGAACAAGGACTTGGAACTGCTTCCGTTCCATGACCAGACGGTTATTGGGGAAAGGGGTATCAATTTAAGCGGTGGACAGAAACAGCGTATACAAATCGCTCGCGCTCTCTACCAGAACGCAGATATTTATCTGTTCGACGACCCTTTTAGTGCAGTAGACGCTCATACAGGATCACATCTCTTCAAG GAAGTCATTTTGGGGATTCTGAAAGACAAGACAGTTGTATACGTTACTCATCAAGTTGAATTTCTGCCTGAAGCTGATCTTATATTG GTTATGAAAGAAGGAAAGATCACACAAGCAGGGAAATACAATGAAATCCTCGATTCAGGAACAGACTTGATGGAGCTTGTGGGAGCTCACACTGATGCCTTAGCAACAGTTGATACATATGAACAAGGCTGTGCTACATCGGAATCAactagaaacaaagaaaaagaagcacCCAAGCTAGAGAAAGATTCGGGCAAGCCAAGAGGACAACTAGTCCAACAAGAGGAAAGGGAGAAGGGGAAAGTTGGGTTCACTGTGTACAAAAAATACATGGCACTAGCATACGGAGGAGCAGTGATTCCTGTTATATTGCTAGTAGAGATTCTCTTCCAGGTTCTAAACATTGGGAGCAACTATTGGATAACATGGGTGACACCTGTTTCCAAGGATGTTGAACCTCCAGTGAGCGGCTTTACGTTGATTCTCGTCTATGTGGTTCTAACCATCGCGAGCTCCTTGTGCATACTCGTCAGAACGTTGCTGGTATCGATGACTGGTTTCAAGATTGCTACTGAACTCTTCACGCAAATGCATCTCCGCGTTTTCCGCGCTTCCATGTCGTTCTTTGATGTCACACCAATGGGGAGAATCTTGAATAGA GCTTCTACAGACCAAAGTGTTGTGGACCTGAGATTACCGGGTCTATTTGCATATGTTGCTGTTGCTTTTATTAACATTTTGGGGATTATGGGAGTGATGATACAGGTCGCTTGGCAGGTCCTTGTCATCTTCATCCCTGTCGTTGCTGCAAGTGCCTGGTACCGG CAATATTACATATCTGCTGCTCGGGAACTCGCGAGACTAGCTGGAATAAGCAGATCGCCTTTGGTACATCATTTTTCAGAAACACTCTCAGGGGTGACAACTATCAGAAGCTTTGATCAAGAACCGAGGTTCCTAGGTGACATCATGAAACTCAGCGACCGTCTTTCTCGGCTGAGTTTTCATTCCGGTGGCGCAACGGAATGGCTCTGCTTCCGCCTTGAGCTCTTATCAACTATCGCATTTGCGCTTTCACTTGTTATCGTAGTTGCTGCGCCTGAAGGGACAGTTAATCCAA GCTTTGCAGGATTGGCGATTACATATGCACTGAATCTAAACAGCCTGCAATCAAATTTGGTATGGGCACTCTGTGAGCTTGAGAGCAAGATGATATCTGTGGAGAGAATGCTTCAGTACATAGACATCCCTAGTGAACCTTCTCTGGTGATTGAATCAACTCGGCCTGAGAAATCATGGCCTTCTCGTGGAGAGATTACTATCAATAATCTCCAGGTGCGGTATGGACCGCATTTGCCTATGGTGCTGCATGGACTGACGTGTACTTTCCCTGGAGGTTTGAAAACAGGAATCGTTGGAAGAACAGGAAGTGGCAAGTCCACTCTGATTCAAACTCTGTTCAGGATTGTGGAACCAACAGCCGGAGAAATCAGAATCGATGGGATAGATATCTTGACCATTGGACTGCACGACTTGCGTTCCAGACTAAGTATCATACCTCAAGATCCAACCATGTTTGAAGGCACGGTTCGTAGCAACTTGGACCCTCTTGAGGAATATACTGATGACCAAATCTGGGAGGCGCTCGACAAGTGTCAGCTCGGGGATGAGGTAAGGAAGAAAGAACTGAAGCTAGATTCCCCTGTTAGCGAGAACGGACAGAACTGGAGTGTTGGTCAGAGACAGCTGGTGTGCCTGGGAAGAGTCTTGCTCAAGAGAAGCAAAGTGTTGGTTCTTGATGAAGCCACTGCTTCTGTGGATACTGCGACTGATAATCTGATACAGGAGACTCTGAGGCAACACTTTACGGATTGTACGGTGATAACAATCGCGCATAGAATATCATCTGTTATAGACAGCGACATGGTCTTGCTTCTAGACCAAG GGCTTATCAAAGAACATGATTCACCGGCGAGATTGCTTGAAGAcaagtcttcttctttctcaaaGCTTGTGGCAGAATACACAACGAGTTCTCGGAATCCAAATTCAGCAGAAGCTGTTACTTAG
- the LOC108811906 gene encoding ABC transporter C family member 6 isoform X1, producing the protein MENPLDFLLIQPIYLPLLSILLNLVLLLTLFGLWVYKKMEACENSDGFMNKRSTKMYDKLVVMCCVSLSVFYSVLSLLSCVRWHSDVWTLFDLLLAALTWGTISMYLRGLHDQKLPYLLRVWWVFYFLLSCYRLVVDFKKQELVSVHSVVSELVGICAGLFLCCSCLWKKGEGERTNLLEEPLLSSAESSESEASDEVTTPFSKAGFLSLVSFSWMSPLVTLGNEKIIDSNDVPQVDSSDRAENLFRVFRSKLEWDDGERRITTFKLVKALFLSVWRDILLSFLFAFVYTMSCYVAPYLMDNFVQYLNGQRQYSKYQGYVLVTIFFVAKLVECQTRRHWYFRAGKAGVGMKAVLVSMIYEKGLTLPCHSKQGHTSGEIINLMAVDADRLDAFTWFMHDPWILVLQVSLALWILYKSLGLGSIVTFPAFILVMLANYPFAKLEDKFQSNLMKSKDNRMKKTSEVLLNMRILKLQGWEMKFLSKILDLRHVEAGWLKRFVYNSAAMSSVLWTSPFFISATAFGACILLKIPLESGKILAALATFGILQNPVYKLPETISMFVQVKVSLGRIASFLCLDDLQKDVVERVTTSGSSEMALKVSNGSFSWDDSSPIPTLRDVSFEVSHGMNVAVCGTVGSGKSSLLSSILGEVPKISGTVKVFGSKAYVAQSPWIQSGKVEDNILFGKPMEREWYQRVLEACSLNKDLELLPFHDQTVIGERGINLSGGQKQRIQIARALYQNADIYLFDDPFSAVDAHTGSHLFKEVILGILKDKTVVYVTHQVEFLPEADLILVMKEGKITQAGKYNEILDSGTDLMELVGAHTDALATVDTYEQGCATSESTRNKEKEAPKLEKDSGKPRGQLVQQEEREKGKVGFTVYKKYMALAYGGAVIPVILLVEILFQVLNIGSNYWITWVTPVSKDVEPPVSGFTLILVYVVLTIASSLCILVRTLLVSMTGFKIATELFTQMHLRVFRASMSFFDVTPMGRILNRASTDQSVVDLRLPGLFAYVAVAFINILGIMGVMIQVAWQVLVIFIPVVAASAWYRQYYISAARELARLAGISRSPLVHHFSETLSGVTTIRSFDQEPRFLGDIMKLSDRLSRLSFHSGGATEWLCFRLELLSTIAFALSLVIVVAAPEGTVNPSFAGLAITYALNLNSLQSNLVWALCELESKMISVERMLQYIDIPSEPSLVIESTRPEKSWPSRGEITINNLQVRYGPHLPMVLHGLTCTFPGGLKTGIVGRTGSGKSTLIQTLFRIVEPTAGEIRIDGIDILTIGLHDLRSRLSIIPQDPTMFEGTVRSNLDPLEEYTDDQIWEALDKCQLGDEVRKKELKLDSPVSENGQNWSVGQRQLVCLGRVLLKRSKVLVLDEATASVDTATDNLIQETLRQHFTDCTVITIAHRISSVIDSDMVLLLDQGLIKEHDSPARLLEDKSSSFSKLVAEYTTSSRNPNSAEAVT; encoded by the exons ATGGAAAATCCTCTCGATTTTCTTCTCATTCAGCCCATCTACTTACCCTTGCTCTCCATTCTCTTGAATCTGGTGCTGTTGCTAACTCTTTTTGGTTTATGGGTATACAAGAAGATGGAAGCTTGTGAAAACAGTGATGGCTTCATGAACAAAAGGTCTACAAAGATGTATGACAAGCTGGTTGTGATGTGCTGTGTGTCGTTGTCTGTGTTTTATTCTGTGCTCTCGCTGCTGAGTTGCGTTCGCtggcattctgatgtgtggactctCTTTGATCTTCTGTTGGCTGCGCTTACTTGGGGTACCATCTCTATGTACCTTCGTGGTCTACACGACCAAAAGTTACCATATTTGCTTAGAGTCTGGTGGGTTTTCTATTTCTTGCTTTCTTGCTACCGTCTTGTGGTAGACTTCAAGAAGCAAGAACTGGTGTCAGTTCATAGTGTGGTGTCTGAGTTAGTGGGAATTTGCGCTggcttgtttctttgttgttcGTGCTTGTGGAAGAAAGGAGAAGGTGAGAGGACCAACCTTCTCGAAGAACCATTATTGAGTAGCGCTGAATCTAGTGAGAGTGAAGCCTCTGATGAGGTAACCACACCTTTTTCAAAAGCTGGGTTTCTAAGCCTCGTGAGTTTCTCTTGGATGAGCCCCTTGGTTACCTTAGGAAATGAGAAAATCATAGACAGCAACGATGTTCCTCAAGTAGACAGCAGTGACAGAGCTGAGAACCTGTTTCGAGTATTTAGGAGTAAGCTTGAATGGGACGACGGTGAAAGAAGGATCACCACGTTTAAGCTTGTCAAGGCGCTCTTCCTCTCAGTGTGGCGAGACATTCTCTTGTCATTCCTGTTTGCTTTTGTCTACACGATGTCTTGCTACGTTGCACCGTATCTCATGGATAACTTTGTTCAGTACTTGAACGGTCAAAGGCAATATAGTAAGTACCAAGGGTATGTATTAGTGACGATTTTCTTCGTTGCAAAGCTTGTGGAATGCCAAACTCGGAGGCATTGGTACTTCAGGGCGGGCAAAGCTGGAGTTGGGATGAAAGCGGTTCTGGTCTCAATGATCTACGAGAAGGGCTTGACACTTCCATGTCACTCAAAGCAAGGACACACCAGCGGCGAGATTATAAACCTCATGGCGGTAGATGCTGACAGGTTAGACGCTTTCACTTGGTTTATGCATGACCCATGGATACTTGTGTTACAAGTTAGTTTGGCCTTATGGATCTTGTACAAGAGCCTCGGACTAGGATCGATTGTGACTTTTCCGGCCTTTATTTTGGTTATGCTGGCGAATTATCCCTTTGCAAAGCTGGAAGATAAGTTTCAGAGCAATCTGATGAAGTCCAAAGACAACAGGATGAAGAAAACATCGGAGGTGTTACTGAACATGAGGATCCTCAAGCTTCAAGGGTGGGAGATGAAGTTCCTTTCCAAGATTCTTGACCTTAGACATGTCGAAGCAGGCTGGCTCAAGAGATTCGTGTACAACTCAGCCGCTATGAGCTCTGTTCTGTGGACTTCGCCTTTTTTCATATCCGCAACAGCTTTTGGTGCTTGTATATTGCTCAAGATTCCTCTTGAATCAGGGAAGATACTGGCGGCTCTCGCTACTTTTGGGATTCTGCAAAACCCAGTCTACAAACTCCCTGAGACGATCTCCATGTTTGTTCAGGTTAAGGTGTCTCTCGGCAGGATTGCATCTTTTCTCTGTCTGGATGATTTGCAGAAAGATGTCGTGGAGAGAGTTACTACTAGTGGAAGTTCAGAGATGGCCCTTAAAGTCAGCAACGGTTCTTTCTCTTGGGACGACTCTTCCCCAATCCCAACACTGAGAGACGTGAGTTTCGAAGTGTCTCATGGGATGAATGTAGCTGTTTGTGGTACCGTTGGCTCGGGTAAATCAAGCTTACTCTCATCCATACTCGGTGAGGTCCCCAAGATATCTGGAACTGTTAAGGTCTTTGGAAGCAAGGCGTACGTTGCACAGTCTCCCTGGATCCAAAGCGGCAAAGTGGAGGATAATATTCTGTTTGGTAAGCCAATGGAAAGAGAGTGGTACCAGAGGGTGCTTGAAGCATGTTCTTTGAACAAGGACTTGGAACTGCTTCCGTTCCATGACCAGACGGTTATTGGGGAAAGGGGTATCAATTTAAGCGGTGGACAGAAACAGCGTATACAAATCGCTCGCGCTCTCTACCAGAACGCAGATATTTATCTGTTCGACGACCCTTTTAGTGCAGTAGACGCTCATACAGGATCACATCTCTTCAAG GAAGTCATTTTGGGGATTCTGAAAGACAAGACAGTTGTATACGTTACTCATCAAGTTGAATTTCTGCCTGAAGCTGATCTTATATTG GTTATGAAAGAAGGAAAGATCACACAAGCAGGGAAATACAATGAAATCCTCGATTCAGGAACAGACTTGATGGAGCTTGTGGGAGCTCACACTGATGCCTTAGCAACAGTTGATACATATGAACAAGGCTGTGCTACATCGGAATCAactagaaacaaagaaaaagaagcacCCAAGCTAGAGAAAGATTCGGGCAAGCCAAGAGGACAACTAGTCCAACAAGAGGAAAGGGAGAAGGGGAAAGTTGGGTTCACTGTGTACAAAAAATACATGGCACTAGCATACGGAGGAGCAGTGATTCCTGTTATATTGCTAGTAGAGATTCTCTTCCAGGTTCTAAACATTGGGAGCAACTATTGGATAACATGGGTGACACCTGTTTCCAAGGATGTTGAACCTCCAGTGAGCGGCTTTACGTTGATTCTCGTCTATGTGGTTCTAACCATCGCGAGCTCCTTGTGCATACTCGTCAGAACGTTGCTGGTATCGATGACTGGTTTCAAGATTGCTACTGAACTCTTCACGCAAATGCATCTCCGCGTTTTCCGCGCTTCCATGTCGTTCTTTGATGTCACACCAATGGGGAGAATCTTGAATAGA GCTTCTACAGACCAAAGTGTTGTGGACCTGAGATTACCGGGTCTATTTGCATATGTTGCTGTTGCTTTTATTAACATTTTGGGGATTATGGGAGTGATGATACAGGTCGCTTGGCAGGTCCTTGTCATCTTCATCCCTGTCGTTGCTGCAAGTGCCTGGTACCGG CAATATTACATATCTGCTGCTCGGGAACTCGCGAGACTAGCTGGAATAAGCAGATCGCCTTTGGTACATCATTTTTCAGAAACACTCTCAGGGGTGACAACTATCAGAAGCTTTGATCAAGAACCGAGGTTCCTAGGTGACATCATGAAACTCAGCGACCGTCTTTCTCGGCTGAGTTTTCATTCCGGTGGCGCAACGGAATGGCTCTGCTTCCGCCTTGAGCTCTTATCAACTATCGCATTTGCGCTTTCACTTGTTATCGTAGTTGCTGCGCCTGAAGGGACAGTTAATCCAA GCTTTGCAGGATTGGCGATTACATATGCACTGAATCTAAACAGCCTGCAATCAAATTTGGTATGGGCACTCTGTGAGCTTGAGAGCAAGATGATATCTGTGGAGAGAATGCTTCAGTACATAGACATCCCTAGTGAACCTTCTCTGGTGATTGAATCAACTCGGCCTGAGAAATCATGGCCTTCTCGTGGAGAGATTACTATCAATAATCTCCAGGTGCGGTATGGACCGCATTTGCCTATGGTGCTGCATGGACTGACGTGTACTTTCCCTGGAGGTTTGAAAACAGGAATCGTTGGAAGAACAGGAAGTGGCAAGTCCACTCTGATTCAAACTCTGTTCAGGATTGTGGAACCAACAGCCGGAGAAATCAGAATCGATGGGATAGATATCTTGACCATTGGACTGCACGACTTGCGTTCCAGACTAAGTATCATACCTCAAGATCCAACCATGTTTGAAGGCACGGTTCGTAGCAACTTGGACCCTCTTGAGGAATATACTGATGACCAAATCTGGGAGGCGCTCGACAAGTGTCAGCTCGGGGATGAGGTAAGGAAGAAAGAACTGAAGCTAGATTCCCCTGTTAGCGAGAACGGACAGAACTGGAGTGTTGGTCAGAGACAGCTGGTGTGCCTGGGAAGAGTCTTGCTCAAGAGAAGCAAAGTGTTGGTTCTTGATGAAGCCACTGCTTCTGTGGATACTGCGACTGATAATCTGATACAGGAGACTCTGAGGCAACACTTTACGGATTGTACGGTGATAACAATCGCGCATAGAATATCATCTGTTATAGACAGCGACATGGTCTTGCTTCTAGACCAAG GGCTTATCAAAGAACATGATTCACCGGCGAGATTGCTTGAAGAcaagtcttcttctttctcaaaGCTTGTGGCAGAATACACAACGAGTTCTCGGAATCCAAATTCAGCAGAAGCTGTTACTTAG
- the LOC130495459 gene encoding LOW QUALITY PROTEIN: 30S ribosomal protein S10, chloroplastic-like (The sequence of the model RefSeq protein was modified relative to this genomic sequence to represent the inferred CDS: deleted 1 base in 1 codon) — MAPKQKIRIKLRSYWVPLIEGSCKQILDAARNTNAKTMGPVPLPTKKRIYCVLKSPHVHKDARFHFEIRTHQPMIDILYPTAQTINFLMQLDLPAGVDVDVKL; from the exons ATGGCGCCAAAGCAAAAGATTAGGATCAAGCTTAGATCATACTGGGTGCCTCTTATTGAGGGCTCATGCAAACAGATACTTGACGCTGCAAGAAACACCAATGCCAAGACTATGGGT CCTGTTCCATTGCCGACCAAGAAGCGTATCTACTGTGTTCTCAAGTCTCCCCACGTTCACAAGGATGCAAGGTTTCACTTTGAGATCCGGACTCACCAGCCGATGATTGATATTCTCTACCCTACTGCTCAGACCATCAACTTCTTGATGCAGCTGGATCTCCCTGCTGGTGTTGATGTGGATGTCAAGCTCTGA